In the genome of bacterium, the window ATGAAGGCCCTGACCGCCCCGGGACTGATCGAGCATCGCGCCTACATGGATCTGTCCGGGCCGTTCTACACGCTCGTCTTGGAGAACACCTGGGAGAGCATGGGCGCCTTTGAGAAGGCCCTGGCCGATCTGGGCAACCAGAAAGAGTGGCAGCAGTGGTATGCCAAACTCGTTCCACTGGTTGTCTCCGGGCACCGTGAGATTTATTCTGTGATCGCATGAGCGACGTGACCCGATTCCAGGCGTTGACCTTCGATTGTTACGGCACCCTGATCGACTGGGAGCGGGGCATTCTCACGGCGCTGCGTCCAATGCGGCAGCGGTTGGTTGATCGAATCGATGATGGCCAGTTGCTCGTCGCCTTCGGCGACGCCGAAAGCCGCATCGAACGCGAGCACCCGACATTGCCCTATACCGAGATTCTGCGCCGCGTGCATCAATCTCTGGAATCGACCTTTGAATTGCCTGGGGA includes:
- a CDS encoding NIPSNAP family protein — translated: MILVRNTFQLQFGKAKEAKAVIQAGMKALTAPGLIEHRAYMDLSGPFYTLVLENTWESMGAFEKALADLGNQKEWQQWYAKLVPLVVSGHREIYSVIA